The following are encoded in a window of Geobacter metallireducens GS-15 genomic DNA:
- a CDS encoding DegT/DnrJ/EryC1/StrS family aminotransferase has product MKLKTSCDELAVMGGSPAFSDTLHVGRPNIGDRSEFLERVNGILDRRWLTNNGICVQEFERRLEALLGVKHCIAMCNATVALEITIRALGMTGEVIVPSFTFVATPHSLQWQQITPVFCDIDPETHSIDPRRVESLITPRTTGIIGVHLWGKPCKIEALAEIAGRRNLRLLFDAAHAFGCSHNGRMIGSFGDAEVFSFHATKFFNTFEGGAVATNDDDLAARIRLMKNFGFAGYDNVVYIGTNGKMSEISAAMGLTSLDHLEEIITINRRNYAAYASGLANVQGIRLVPYEGADRYNYQYVVLEVDEQAAGIHRDMLLQALHAENIMARRYFYPGCHRMEPYRSYFPNAGMLLPETERLAERVLSLPTGTAVSEEDIVDICSIIRLVLKNGVEVTNALANGKNT; this is encoded by the coding sequence ATGAAACTGAAGACTTCTTGTGATGAGCTTGCTGTTATGGGAGGTTCTCCGGCCTTTTCGGATACTCTCCACGTGGGCCGGCCCAACATTGGAGACCGCTCTGAGTTTTTGGAAAGGGTCAACGGCATCCTTGACCGGCGCTGGCTCACCAATAACGGCATCTGCGTCCAGGAGTTCGAGCGGCGGCTTGAGGCGTTGCTGGGGGTCAAACACTGTATCGCCATGTGCAATGCAACGGTGGCTCTGGAAATTACCATCAGAGCCCTGGGGATGACGGGGGAAGTGATCGTTCCTTCATTTACGTTTGTCGCCACTCCCCATTCACTCCAGTGGCAGCAGATTACCCCCGTTTTCTGTGATATCGATCCAGAAACACACTCCATCGACCCGCGTCGGGTCGAGTCGCTCATTACCCCCCGCACGACAGGAATCATTGGTGTTCATCTGTGGGGGAAGCCGTGCAAGATCGAGGCGTTGGCTGAGATCGCCGGTAGGCGCAATCTGAGATTGCTCTTCGATGCGGCACATGCGTTCGGCTGCTCCCATAACGGACGCATGATAGGAAGTTTCGGCGATGCCGAGGTCTTCAGCTTTCACGCGACGAAATTCTTCAATACCTTCGAGGGGGGAGCGGTTGCCACCAACGACGATGACCTGGCCGCACGGATCAGACTGATGAAGAATTTCGGGTTTGCGGGCTACGATAACGTCGTCTATATCGGGACGAACGGCAAGATGTCTGAAATCTCGGCGGCAATGGGGCTCACATCGCTCGATCATTTGGAGGAAATCATTACCATCAATCGCCGAAACTATGCAGCTTATGCCAGTGGCCTTGCCAATGTGCAAGGCATTCGCCTCGTCCCCTATGAGGGGGCTGATCGCTACAACTACCAGTATGTGGTCCTTGAGGTAGATGAGCAGGCTGCGGGCATCCACCGCGACATGCTGCTGCAGGCGCTTCATGCCGAAAATATCATGGCTCGGCGATATTTCTATCCCGGCTGCCATCGTATGGAGCCGTACCGGTCATATTTCCCGAATGCCGGCATGCTGCTTCCTGAGACCGAACGACTTGCTGAGCGAGTATTGTCACTGCCGACGGGAACAGCCGTATCGGAAGAGGATATTGTCGATATCTGCTCAATTATTCGGCTTGTACTAAAGAATGGGGTTGAAGTGACTAACGCCTTGGCCAATGGTAAAAACACGTAA
- a CDS encoding acetyltransferase, whose amino-acid sequence MKKLVVWGASGHAMVVADIVRLRGEYDIVGFLDDVTEGRNGEEFFGLPVFSGRDSLAMLCGQGVRHAIVAFGNCPARLKVAEYLRAQGLELVTAVHPSAVVARDVVIGEGTVVAAGAVINPGVHVGANVIINTSASVDHECTIEDGAHICPGVRLAGRVAVGEGAWIGIGSSIIDRVRIGAGSFIGAGSVVVGDIPDNALAYGVPAKIRKRIE is encoded by the coding sequence GTGAAAAAGCTTGTTGTCTGGGGAGCCTCGGGTCATGCGATGGTCGTGGCGGATATTGTCAGACTGCGGGGCGAGTATGATATTGTTGGGTTTCTGGACGATGTCACCGAAGGGAGAAATGGGGAAGAGTTCTTTGGTCTCCCGGTCTTCAGCGGCAGAGACTCACTCGCTATGCTCTGCGGGCAGGGGGTACGCCATGCGATCGTTGCCTTCGGGAATTGCCCTGCACGGCTCAAGGTGGCGGAATATCTCAGAGCACAGGGACTTGAGCTTGTGACGGCGGTGCACCCCTCTGCAGTTGTCGCCCGCGATGTGGTGATCGGAGAGGGAACGGTTGTTGCGGCTGGCGCTGTCATCAACCCTGGCGTTCACGTCGGGGCGAACGTCATCATCAACACTTCAGCCAGTGTGGATCATGAGTGCACAATCGAAGACGGTGCCCACATCTGCCCCGGCGTCCGCCTTGCAGGACGCGTGGCTGTGGGCGAGGGTGCCTGGATCGGCATAGGATCATCGATTATAGACAGGGTTCGTATCGGGGCAGGCTCGTTCATAGGCGCCGGTTCGGTTGTTGTGGGCGATATTCCGGACAACGCGCTTGCGTACGGTGTGCCGGCAAAAATCAGAAAAAGGATCGAATAA
- a CDS encoding glycosyltransferase family 8 protein: MAINELNIPVFFAFDNNYVIPAAVAFHSLLANVNVSYKYHFIVLHEDISEENRDLLAQVVSLFSNASVEFRDMGESFKNEWENIKGKGHYTKECLYKLVPMLEFPQYDKIIWSDVDVVFKDDISDVFFMLSEENYIAGVRVCGKLDKYYENMNMPAEIKSILKNGIGAGILVYNLKKMREDNIYDDIMIALQGMSSIVVQPEQDILNIVLKDKIDYIPLRYCFCTYMYNLFKDRHKMKLKVKGNLFNYLFKGYRKNLGFDTIYSEKELLEAFESPAIIHYATSTKPWNTLFTKRKSDWLYCLLKTPFWKRYIFRY; this comes from the coding sequence GTGGCTATAAATGAACTTAATATTCCAGTATTTTTTGCATTTGATAATAATTATGTAATTCCTGCCGCTGTAGCGTTTCACTCGTTGTTGGCTAATGTTAATGTATCGTATAAATACCACTTTATTGTCTTACATGAAGATATATCTGAAGAGAATCGGGATCTTCTGGCGCAAGTGGTTTCACTCTTTAGCAATGCAAGTGTTGAATTCAGAGATATGGGCGAATCGTTTAAGAATGAGTGGGAAAATATTAAAGGGAAGGGGCATTATACTAAAGAATGTTTATATAAGCTTGTGCCAATGCTTGAATTTCCTCAGTATGACAAAATAATATGGTCTGACGTTGATGTTGTATTCAAGGATGATATATCTGATGTCTTCTTTATGTTAAGTGAAGAAAATTATATTGCCGGTGTTAGGGTGTGTGGAAAACTTGATAAATATTATGAAAATATGAATATGCCCGCGGAAATTAAATCCATCCTTAAAAACGGCATAGGAGCAGGGATTCTTGTCTATAATCTCAAAAAAATGAGAGAAGATAATATATATGACGATATTATGATTGCATTGCAGGGAATGAGTTCTATTGTTGTTCAGCCAGAGCAGGATATATTGAATATAGTCTTAAAAGACAAAATTGATTATATCCCGTTACGTTATTGCTTTTGCACATATATGTATAATTTGTTTAAAGACAGACATAAAATGAAATTGAAAGTAAAGGGTAATTTGTTTAATTACCTGTTTAAGGGATATAGAAAGAATCTTGGATTTGACACTATCTACAGCGAAAAAGAGTTGTTAGAAGCTTTTGAAAGCCCAGCTATTATCCATTACGCAACTTCGACTAAACCTTGGAATACATTGTTTACCAAGCGAAAATCCGATTGGCTTTATTGTTTGTTAAAAACTCCCTTCTGGAAGCGCTATATATTTCGCTACTGA
- a CDS encoding FkbM family methyltransferase, translated as MHVRTIVNRIISRYGYEITKIDKFKQYLIEEYNRDDDFCFIQIGANDGVSFDELYSFVTSRKCRGVVVEPLKIYFEKLKQNYSRYPDIIPVNCAVHQNKKKAVLHYVDPAKLDLLPEWVQGIGSLDPNHYKQSGLPSDYIVSEEVECVHLMELIRDNKFEHVNLLQIDVEGYDGEVIKMIDFDVIRPKMIKYEHQSLKKEEQQEITILLESHGYEVFIHGNDSIAIDSSRTMS; from the coding sequence ATGCATGTAAGAACAATTGTAAATAGAATTATTAGTCGTTATGGCTATGAAATAACAAAAATTGATAAATTTAAACAATACCTAATAGAAGAGTATAATCGCGATGACGACTTTTGTTTTATCCAGATAGGAGCGAATGATGGTGTCAGCTTTGACGAGTTGTACAGTTTCGTTACATCGCGAAAATGCAGAGGGGTTGTGGTTGAACCATTGAAAATTTACTTTGAAAAGTTGAAACAAAACTATTCAAGATATCCGGATATAATCCCGGTAAACTGTGCTGTTCATCAGAACAAAAAGAAGGCAGTCTTGCATTATGTCGATCCTGCAAAATTGGATTTATTGCCTGAGTGGGTGCAAGGAATAGGTTCTTTGGATCCGAATCATTATAAGCAATCAGGATTACCGTCTGATTACATCGTTTCTGAAGAAGTTGAATGTGTACATCTTATGGAACTAATAAGGGATAATAAGTTCGAACATGTTAATTTATTGCAAATAGATGTAGAAGGGTATGATGGGGAAGTAATTAAAATGATAGATTTTGATGTCATTCGACCTAAAATGATAAAGTACGAGCATCAAAGCTTGAAGAAGGAAGAACAGCAAGAAATTACGATTTTGCTTGAGTCACATGGGTATGAAGTGTTTATTCATGGAAACGACAGTATAGCTATAGATTCATCCAGAACTATGTCTTAA
- a CDS encoding glycosyltransferase family 2 protein, giving the protein MIDDLLNFFNSFNVVKNYKLINQLKNEVDTLKSRLDIPRELLDGFYADRNSREYREVYEKDAPLVTVCIGTYNRGKLLVERSVRSVLEQSYGNIELIVVGDCCTDDTPRLVQGITDPRFRFINLPERGNYPENPLHRWCVAGTVPFNYALSQARGDFITHLDDDDEFVPDRIEKLVKFIQREKADLVWHPFWYERSNGRWAMRKAQEFSGGKVTTSSIFYHRWFTAVPWDIEAYRYQEPGDWNRLRKIKYLGARVARYPEPLLRHYCERNQESLSSRTIQTRNTK; this is encoded by the coding sequence ATGATTGATGATTTGCTTAATTTTTTTAACAGCTTCAATGTGGTGAAAAATTATAAGCTGATAAATCAGCTCAAAAATGAAGTTGACACGCTCAAGTCGAGGCTGGACATTCCCCGGGAATTGCTTGACGGTTTTTATGCTGACAGAAATTCCCGCGAATACCGTGAGGTCTATGAGAAAGATGCGCCCCTTGTGACGGTGTGCATCGGCACGTACAATCGCGGCAAGTTACTGGTGGAGCGTTCTGTTCGGTCTGTTCTCGAACAGTCTTACGGCAACATAGAACTGATTGTGGTCGGTGATTGCTGTACCGACGACACACCCCGGCTTGTACAGGGAATAACGGATCCCCGTTTTCGTTTCATCAACCTGCCGGAACGGGGGAACTATCCGGAGAATCCCCTCCACCGATGGTGTGTTGCCGGCACGGTCCCGTTCAACTACGCACTTTCGCAGGCACGGGGCGACTTTATTACCCACCTCGACGACGATGACGAATTCGTCCCCGACCGGATTGAAAAGCTGGTCAAATTCATCCAGCGGGAGAAGGCCGATCTGGTTTGGCACCCCTTCTGGTATGAGCGCTCAAACGGGCGCTGGGCAATGAGAAAAGCCCAGGAATTTTCAGGAGGGAAGGTCACCACATCGTCTATTTTTTACCACCGGTGGTTTACCGCCGTCCCGTGGGATATTGAGGCCTACAGATATCAGGAACCTGGTGACTGGAACAGGCTCCGTAAGATCAAGTATCTCGGGGCGAGAGTCGCACGGTATCCGGAGCCGTTACTGAGGCATTATTGTGAACGGAATCAGGAATCTCTTTCATCAAGAACTATTCAAACTCGTAATACTAAATGA
- a CDS encoding alginate O-acetyltransferase AlgX-related protein, giving the protein MKYKRWCRIFLAVVALFIGLNFLLWEVVTEDLLTDKHYAGGDLARMGYLARVKVPRTNHVDLPKRHLEVSDYAGQKIDVLTIGDSFSQGAAGGRNRYYQDYMASLSGVSVLNVGQYRGIDSITTVSIWCNNGYLDRLKPRYVLIEAAEKFSFDEFAQPIDFSRILSEEQLKGYRAKGGAGQMPEVSFINTGNFKFILYNLLYPISDHAFVGKVHVRHLKGDLFTTAEPSTLLFLKYKKFATADQIEALNRNLNTLSDKLAQKGIRLCFMPVVDKYNLYSEFIVDNPYPTSDFFEKLRPLPKRYIFVDTKKVLLDEVRRGEKDVFYADDTHWNWKASEAIFSRQLFR; this is encoded by the coding sequence ATGAAATATAAGCGTTGGTGTCGTATCTTTCTAGCTGTAGTGGCGCTGTTCATCGGCCTGAATTTCCTTCTGTGGGAAGTGGTCACCGAAGATCTGCTGACCGATAAACATTACGCCGGCGGTGATCTGGCTCGCATGGGGTACCTCGCCCGCGTGAAAGTTCCGAGGACGAACCATGTTGATCTCCCGAAACGGCACCTCGAGGTTTCCGATTATGCAGGGCAGAAGATTGATGTCCTAACCATCGGGGACTCGTTCTCGCAGGGGGCTGCCGGTGGGCGAAACCGTTACTATCAGGACTACATGGCGTCCCTGAGCGGCGTGTCGGTCCTCAATGTCGGCCAATACCGCGGCATAGATTCCATAACCACCGTGTCCATCTGGTGCAACAACGGATATCTGGACCGGCTGAAGCCCCGGTATGTCCTCATCGAGGCGGCGGAAAAGTTCAGCTTCGACGAGTTCGCCCAGCCGATTGATTTCTCGAGGATACTTTCCGAGGAGCAACTCAAAGGTTACCGGGCAAAGGGAGGGGCTGGCCAGATGCCGGAGGTGAGCTTCATCAATACCGGCAATTTCAAGTTCATCCTGTACAATCTCCTCTATCCTATCTCCGATCACGCCTTCGTCGGCAAAGTCCATGTGAGGCACCTGAAGGGGGACCTGTTCACAACAGCAGAACCATCAACGCTTCTCTTTCTGAAGTACAAGAAGTTCGCCACAGCCGACCAGATCGAGGCGCTCAACCGGAACCTGAACACGTTGTCCGACAAGCTCGCCCAAAAGGGAATCCGGCTCTGTTTCATGCCTGTTGTGGACAAATACAATCTGTACAGCGAGTTCATCGTGGATAACCCCTATCCGACGAGTGATTTTTTTGAAAAGTTGCGTCCTCTTCCGAAGCGTTATATCTTTGTCGACACCAAGAAGGTCCTTCTCGACGAGGTGCGCAGAGGTGAAAAGGACGTTTTTTACGCTGACGACACCCATTGGAACTGGAAGGCGTCCGAGGCGATATTCTCCAGGCAGTTGTTCCGATGA
- a CDS encoding MBOAT family O-acyltransferase yields MLFNSYEFILAFLPVTLLLYYLLNGKRLAVAANSWLLFASLFFYGWWDIKYVPLILGSILFNYTIGSLLSDGAGARKGVSRRAIFVFGIVANLLLLGFFKYVDFFITNVNSALDAGLPLLRIVLPLGISFFTITQIAFLVDAYEGLVEERNLLNYALFVTFFPHLLAGPILHHSDMMPQFASLRTKVLRYRNVYLGILLFSMGLFKKVVLADRFSEWATAGFDKAGTLTFVEAWLASLSYTFQLYFDFSGYSDMAIGIGLLFNIRLPVNFNSPYKARSIIDFWKRWHITLTEFITTYVYTPILRSFGSITFANSLAAIFVAMLISGFWHGAGWTFILWGCLHGTALVLNHYWKKRKWWMHPALGWFLTFNFANLSFVFFRAKEWHDATKVLAGMFGVNGLMLNHSLAKIPLLAKLGEWGVQFGPWLQGIDGKDETWISVALAFPFILLAKNSNEIAEMLKPSWKSCTLAIVTFAWALMSMSTVSEFLYFQF; encoded by the coding sequence ATGCTTTTCAACTCCTACGAATTCATCCTGGCGTTCCTGCCGGTAACCCTGCTCCTGTATTACCTGCTGAACGGAAAGCGCCTCGCCGTCGCCGCAAACTCCTGGCTCCTCTTCGCATCCCTCTTTTTTTACGGCTGGTGGGATATTAAGTATGTTCCCCTCATCCTGGGGTCGATCCTGTTCAATTACACCATCGGCAGTCTCCTGTCCGATGGGGCCGGAGCCAGGAAGGGAGTATCACGCAGGGCGATCTTCGTCTTCGGCATAGTCGCGAACCTCCTGTTGCTCGGGTTCTTCAAGTATGTCGACTTTTTCATAACCAACGTCAATTCGGCACTGGATGCCGGGCTTCCGCTTCTCAGGATCGTTCTCCCGCTTGGGATCAGCTTCTTCACCATCACGCAGATAGCCTTTCTGGTGGATGCGTACGAAGGGCTGGTGGAAGAGCGAAATCTTCTGAATTACGCCCTGTTTGTCACCTTTTTCCCGCACCTTCTGGCCGGCCCGATCCTCCACCATAGCGACATGATGCCGCAGTTCGCATCGCTCCGCACCAAGGTTCTCCGCTATCGGAACGTGTATCTCGGGATACTCTTGTTCTCCATGGGGCTGTTTAAGAAGGTCGTCCTTGCCGACCGGTTCTCCGAATGGGCAACTGCGGGTTTCGACAAGGCGGGGACGCTTACCTTTGTCGAGGCGTGGCTCGCAAGTCTGAGTTACACCTTCCAGCTCTATTTCGACTTCAGCGGCTACAGCGACATGGCTATCGGCATCGGCCTGCTGTTCAATATCCGCCTGCCGGTCAACTTCAACAGCCCCTACAAGGCAAGGAGCATCATCGACTTCTGGAAGCGGTGGCACATCACGCTGACCGAGTTCATCACCACCTACGTCTATACGCCGATCCTCCGTTCGTTCGGTTCCATAACCTTTGCCAATTCACTGGCCGCCATCTTCGTGGCAATGCTCATCTCCGGGTTCTGGCATGGGGCGGGATGGACCTTTATCCTGTGGGGGTGCTTGCACGGTACCGCCCTGGTGCTCAATCACTACTGGAAAAAGCGCAAATGGTGGATGCATCCGGCGCTCGGCTGGTTTCTTACATTCAACTTCGCAAATCTTTCCTTCGTGTTCTTCAGAGCGAAAGAGTGGCACGACGCGACAAAAGTGCTTGCGGGCATGTTCGGCGTCAACGGCTTGATGCTGAACCATTCCCTCGCGAAAATACCGCTTCTGGCAAAACTCGGCGAGTGGGGCGTGCAGTTCGGCCCGTGGCTGCAAGGGATCGACGGCAAAGATGAGACATGGATTTCGGTCGCCCTTGCGTTTCCGTTCATTCTGCTTGCAAAAAACTCCAATGAGATTGCCGAGATGCTGAAGCCCTCCTGGAAGAGCTGCACCCTGGCCATCGTCACCTTTGCCTGGGCTCTCATGAGCATGAGCACGGTGAGTGAATTTCTCTATTTTCAGTTTTAG
- a CDS encoding acyl carrier protein yields MPTLDALTPIFRQVFDDDSIVLTRETSANDIDAWDSLSHMNLIVSLEVHYKIKFALGELQKLKNVGDLADLVDKKLARK; encoded by the coding sequence ATGCCGACCCTGGACGCACTCACCCCGATCTTCCGCCAGGTTTTCGACGACGACAGCATCGTCCTGACCCGCGAGACTTCGGCCAATGACATCGATGCCTGGGATTCTCTTTCGCACATGAACCTCATTGTGTCCCTGGAGGTGCACTACAAGATCAAGTTTGCCCTGGGCGAGCTGCAGAAACTGAAGAATGTGGGCGATCTGGCCGACCTGGTCGACAAGAAACTTGCGAGGAAGTGA